Genomic DNA from Thiosocius teredinicola:
TGGACGACAGGCTGGCGACCGGCATGGCAAGCAGTGTGATCAGGATCAACAGGCGGGTCGCGATCGGGTGATCTGGGTGATCCAGCAAGATGATGGATGCCCAGGCCAGCCCCGCCAACAGCGAGGTAAGGGCATATTGCCGACCGACGCATTCAGGGCTGCTCGAATTCTGCTTTTTTCTCAGCAGCCGGATATAGCCGATACGCCCGAAGGTGAGGGCGGTCATGGCGACGATCCACAGCAGCACGTAGTCCGATTGAATCGTGCGGTAAACCGCCAGGGCCACCGCGTACGAAACCACGAGCCCGGCGACCAGCGTCGACTGGACGCTCGCCAACATCTGGCGCACCAGCCGTTGCTGCACCATCTGCTCGATCGTTGCTGTCTGGGCGTGTTCGTCGTGCGGATCGCAACTCGCCAGCAACTTGGTTCGTTTTCGGTTCCCGGTTGGCATGTGCCGGTGGATCTCTCGTTTCTCGGGCCCGTTGGTGGGCGTTACCTCAAATGCCAGACAGCCGAACCCGTGGCCGGTACCAACCGGTTGCCGGAGTCCTCCCAACGTTAGCGGCCGTAGGGCGTTTTACTGATATTTGGGAATTCAAAGACTATCGGCCGATCGGCAGTGCCGGTTCGCTCCTGCTCATGGGGTGCCCGGCATGGGGTGGTGCGTGGATACGGGCTGTCACTCAGTGAAAGCAGCTGCGCCACTCGGCACACAACATCACGCCGGAAACGCCCCGGTACAAAACCCACGGCTTCAGTATAGGCCCGTCGGAAATTGCCGGCCGAAACCTAGGTTAATCGGCTTACGGTGTATCGCTTGGTGCGGGGGGGCGGCAGCCGAACGGCCACGGACGGACGGGTTTGCCGAGGGGCTGAGCGCGGCGTTTTCAGCGAGGCAAGACCGCCCGCCGGTCCAGTGCAGGGACGACTTCATGGTGCGGATCGCCCAGGCGAACTGCAGCCTGGGCGAAGGCCGCCATTTGAGGGCAGCTCAGGCGTTCGGGTCAGACGAGCGCGACAGGAAGAACCAGAGGAAGAACCCGCCCATGACGAGGATGAAGGCGATAACGCCGAAAGACAGAATGCCGACCCAGTCGGAAAACAATTCTGAGAACAGTTCCATGACAGCCTCCGCACACGGTTGAGGATGGCGATCATGCTAGGCCCAGTTCGGCCGCGGCGATCTGACAATCGTCAATCGCGCGCGTTTTGCCTGCCCGGGTTAGTTATCACAGGTTAACGTTGCGGCATGCGCTGACGCATCTGCTGTTGCATCTCCTGCATGCGTTGTTTCATTTCGCTGTTGAACGCCGCGACTTCACTGCTATCCAGGTTGCCGTCGCCATTCTTGTCCATGTGGTCGAACTGCGCTTCGGTCGGCTTCATGAATTCCTGCTTGCTGACTTCACCGTTGCCGTCGGCGTCGAACTGTTTGAAGAACATCTCTTCCAGGTTCGGCATCTGCGGGGGCTGTTGAGCGAAGGCGGGGGCGCTGAGCAGCGCGGCGACGATTAAGGCTTTTTTCACCAGGTGGGGTCTCCGTTGATTCAGGTCGGATCGGGCTGCGCCGATCCGGCGAGCGGGTATCAGGATTCGAGCGTGAGGGTGTGTACGAAGTGCTGATGCGCTTCGTGCAAAGCGTCCATCAGGCGGTTTTTCTGCTCGTCGCTCAGCTTCGGTTCGATTCTACCCAACGATCGCGCGTAGCTCTCCAACAATGTTGCGACGCCCTTTTCGACGCTGTCGCTGGTGAGCGTATCCGGCAGCTTCATCACAACCGGCGCGCCGCTCGCATCGAGCAGCACAACCTCAGCGGATCGTGGGATGAGTTTATTGACCGCAGAGCCTTCGGCGCTGGCCTGCAGTGGGCCGGTTTTGGTGTAGACGGTGCCACCGAACTCGAAACGGGCGCCGGGGCGAACCTGGGAAAACTTCACGCGCTTGCTACCTGCCTGATCATATCGGCGGAAGTTTACCCCCGCAGCCGCGTCAGCGATCAACCCGCGTTCGCAAGATTGGCGAAATTTCCGGCAATGTCAGTCGTTTCGATCGCCTGTCCGAGCTGTCGACTGATCTGCGTGGTAGACAACAGGCCGCGGATCGTCTGTCGATTATCGGCATTCCGGTCGACCACCAGGGCATGCTGTCGTCCCATGCGTTTCAT
This window encodes:
- a CDS encoding DUF3149 domain-containing protein, which encodes MELFSELFSDWVGILSFGVIAFILVMGGFFLWFFLSRSSDPNA
- a CDS encoding EF-hand domain-containing protein; translation: MKKALIVAALLSAPAFAQQPPQMPNLEEMFFKQFDADGNGEVSKQEFMKPTEAQFDHMDKNGDGNLDSSEVAAFNSEMKQRMQEMQQQMRQRMPQR